In the genome of Primulina huaijiensis isolate GDHJ02 unplaced genomic scaffold, ASM1229523v2 scaffold43375_ERROPOS137452, whole genome shotgun sequence, the window ATTCACTTTGGAATTCAGGAATTTTTGTGAACtctattaattaattgaaaacaAGTATGTGATACCAATATGTCATCCATTTGTCTTTCAAACATGAAGGTTTTGATGCCCAATTTGTGATTTTTTGCGTGATGCTAAAAAAGTGTTGTCtgctatttgaaatttgaatgcTCAAAACATTGTCGAACTTTGAACTTTTTGAGGTTATTATGAAGGGAACTTTGTTGAGCAATGGAATTTGACATCCataaattcttaattaaaattctttgtTTCATGATGTCAGACTGCGTATTTGCAAGTACATTGAATCTTTCAGGTTCTGTTTGGTTTCAGCGTTTTAAGAAATCTAGCCAGTCCATGAATTAGCTGTCTACTTGGTtagttttttttgttcttttagcTTATATCTATATTATACCTGTTTGGGCTCAATTGGTAATTTTTTGAATTTCGTAACCATGGATTACTAAAAACCTTTTAATTTGTCAGTTGATACTTCTTTTTCTCATGTCTTTCTTTAAACTAGGAATGGGATGGTTTGATGCTTTCAAATTTTGCGCTGGAGCAACAATTACATACTGCAAGGCAAGAGCTAAGTCATGCATTATATCAGGTACGAATGAGTTGATTGGAATTCCAATGGTAATTAAGTGTGTGTTAATTCTTTAGCTCTTTGTGGGTACAAAATATGTTCACCGTCCTATGGCCTTTGTCTCTGTACCAGTAATGTGCATTTTTTAAGAACAAAATGAATTTGGGATATCACACAATGTTTCTCCTGTAATCATGTTTGACTTTGCATTGCCTTGGGCCTAATTTTCAATTTGTAGCTTGTGCCTTTCCTTTTCTTGGTTGATTATTGGAATTTTATATGGATGAAGTATCATGGTTTTTTCAGCGTCCTGTTTGTGGTTAAATAGTTTATATCTTGTCTTTCAGCATGATGCAGCATGTCGTGTTATTGCAAGATTGAAGAAGGAAAGGGATGAGGCTAGGTCATTACTGGCACAGGCTGAAAGACAGATTCCCTCGTCATTTACTGCTCCAAACGCAACAAATGCTGCTGCATTAAGCAATGGGAAAAGAGGTTATTGACTTGTTGTTCAATTAGCTTAGTTCCTTTCACTTTATTACTCATGATATCTAATTTTGCATGTGGTCCTTTGCAGCTGCTGAGGAAGATGAGATGGGTCCAGATGGGAAAAGAATCCGTCCAGGAATCTCAAGTAGTGTTATTTCTGAGCTTACAGACTGTAATGCTGCTCTTTCACAACAAAGGAAAAAGCGCCAGGTGATAGCTGTTGTATAAATTACAGCTTTGTGAATTAAGAGCATCAATTTAATATTGTAGTAAAGAGTATTTTCTCATTACTTTGCCACcttttttgtaattttcttcCAGATACCTTCGACATTGGCTCCTATTGATGCTGTGGAGAGGTTCACTCAACTTAATAGTCATCCTCTTCATCGAACTAATAAACCTGGCATATTGTCTTTGGATATTCAGTATTCCAAGGTACAAGATAATATACGTGACTAAATTtaccattttatttttaatttgacacTTCTTACCATAGAGGAACTTCTTGGCCCTCTTTGAAAAGATTTCACTAGCAAAGTTTATTTGTCTTGTTGTGTGTTTAACATTGTTTAGAAATAAgacattttaataaataaagtcTATATGTGCACTGGGAAACATAAgatatattttatgatttgtGTTGGGAAACAAAAATTACAGTCGTCTTGCATGCATGTTTATGTGGCAAAACAATCAAGAGATTCAAGATATAGCGCTCGGGGTGCTATATATTCGAAAAGATCTTATTCGATATCTTGGTATTAACTAGCTTTTAGTACATCAAGACAGCATTTGATTTTAAACTTTGGCTCTTGGGGCACTTGTTATCTAAGTTAGGAATCTATTGGGGTTCTTTGGGCAATTAAAATTTGTTGATTTGTATGGTTCATCTCATGATTGCTTGTATGCTTTCCAATTCACGAggcagaaaaaaaattaaatgatttttcgaAATATTATATTCTGTGACTTCTTGTTTGGAAAGCAAGGTCAAGCAACTTGTTGAACAGAAATGTTTTTGTTTGCCACTTGTTATCTAAACAATAATTTTGGTATTGGTTATAAACGTATTAGAATTATTTAACAGTTTCCATCCCACGTTTATTCAGGTCTTAAATAAATTAGAGTGAACTTTTCCTTTTGGAAGTATCTTTAGCACTATAATACATTCGTCACAGAGGCAAATGAGAAAATCTCTATGTCTGTACTCCTTTTGAAGTTGGATATCTATTGGTTTTGATAAAACACTCTATTGGTTTTCATAAAACATTCTCCTCTTGCTAAGAGCGATAATACGCGAAGGAAGAAATTATTTTGGTTTGACCTGCACCAAATTGATGAATCCATCGTTATTTTTGTGTATTCTTTCATTGTCGGAAGGGGTGTTTTGTGATTGAAGAGTACTGAATTACATTTCAGATACaaatcagaaaataaaaatttacgggaGGTTAACTTCAATTCAACTGTAATCCATTGTGCTTGCGGCTGGCTTGTGTAGTTAATGTTAATCAAATTTGCTGGAAAGTTTGAGGGTATTTTCTGTTTTGGTTCCGGCATTTTTGGAGGTTCCTTTGAgagtgagttttttttttttaaatatatccGGGAGTATATTTGGGAATTAaatgtttgttttgttttgttcttaatAAGAAACATAATTTACTGTTGCGATCAATCTTGTATGTTTTTGTACTGGTTGATTGCATATCAATAACTAAGGATGGTGGGTACCGtgattgtaaattttttaattaagtgtagagtatttaaaatttaatgtatGTAGTATTAATTACgatattaattaatacaataTTAGAGTATTTTTTAGGAGGGGTGAAAGTTGAAACAAAAAGTATGGTTATATTGGGATATGTGAAGGTaagtatttcaaaaaatataatgaaaat includes:
- the LOC140970209 gene encoding pre-mRNA-processing factor 19 homolog 1-like, with product MNCSISGEVPEEPVVAKNSGLLFEKRLIERHILDYGKCPITGESMTMEDIVPIKAGKVVKPRPVQAASIPGMLGMFQIEWDGLMLSNFALEQQLHTARQELSHALYQHDAACRVIARLKKERDEARSLLAQAERQIPSSFTAPNATNAAALSNGKRAAEEDEMGPDGKRIRPGISSSVISELTDCNAALSQQRKKRQIPSTLAPIDAVERFTQLNSHPLHRTNKPGILSLDIQYSKVQDNIRD